CCCTCTTCTTTTTCTTCTCCTCCATTTCAAACACCTTCCATCTTTTCTAACATCTCAGCAAACCTCTTAACCGTCTTTCTGAGACTTCTAAAACCTTCCTCATCCTCTTTAACACCTTCAAGCGTGTCCCTGCTCCAGAAGGTTGCCCCGATGTTTGCGCCGAAAGAGCCCCCGCTGACTGGAATAACTCCGTTGAGAATGTAAAAGGTTAAAATCTGCTGTATCGCCAGCTCCTGTCCTCCAATTCTGTCTCCCCCAACGGCTATGGCCATCCCAACCTTTCCCCGGAAAAAGTCGTAGTCCGCAGCCACCAAAGCCCTGCAGCGGTCCATTACAGCCTTAATCTGCGCACTAACACCGCCGTTGTAGACGGGAGTGGCCATCACTATGCCCTTCGCATCTTTCAGCATCTCGTAAAGCTCAAACATGTCGTCCTTGATTCTGCACTC
The nucleotide sequence above comes from Archaeoglobus fulgidus DSM 4304. Encoded proteins:
- a CDS encoding flavodoxin family protein, whose translation is MIVGISGSPRRKATEFVLGEALKMLEERGFETKFFTVRGKKISPCQHCDYCLKHKECRIKDDMFELYEMLKDAKGIVMATPVYNGGVSAQIKAVMDRCRALVAADYDFFRGKVGMAIAVGGDRIGGQELAIQQILTFYILNGVIPVSGGSFGANIGATFWSRDTLEGVKEDEEGFRSLRKTVKRFAEMLEKMEGV